A single region of the Biomaibacter acetigenes genome encodes:
- a CDS encoding aspartate kinase yields the protein MAIIVQKFGGTSVKSPESRKAALKHIIRAKEEGFDVVVVVSAMGRKGDPYATDTLIQLLESQGGPVCPKKKDLIMACGEIISSAVMAAYIESAGIPAEAMTGFQAGILTTGEFGNADIINVNPEPILEKLKEGRVVVVAGFQGQTEKGEITTLGRGGSDTTAVVLGGYLKADVVDIYTDVPGVAVTDPRIIPEAPFLSRISFKEMLTMAESGAKVIHPRAVKAAMNFNMPFRIKSTFDDGDGTLVGQMGNEFPISGISLQKNIFEGLSGVSVVYNESDAAVNSRAISRKIESLLAGGNIPIRERKTLSNCFYAAIPQEYAELAVRAIFDGFFPEEAKEVG from the coding sequence ATGGCGATTATTGTACAGAAATTTGGCGGAACCTCCGTGAAATCTCCGGAGAGCCGCAAGGCAGCATTGAAACATATAATACGAGCTAAAGAAGAGGGGTTTGATGTTGTTGTGGTGGTGTCGGCCATGGGCCGCAAGGGTGACCCTTATGCTACCGATACCCTAATACAACTCCTGGAATCCCAGGGCGGGCCTGTATGTCCTAAGAAAAAGGACCTTATAATGGCCTGCGGAGAAATTATTTCATCGGCGGTCATGGCTGCATATATCGAATCCGCCGGAATCCCCGCCGAGGCCATGACGGGCTTTCAGGCGGGAATACTAACTACAGGGGAGTTCGGCAACGCAGATATAATTAATGTCAATCCGGAACCCATTCTGGAAAAACTGAAAGAGGGCAGGGTGGTAGTGGTGGCCGGATTCCAGGGCCAGACCGAAAAAGGCGAGATAACCACTCTGGGACGGGGGGGCAGCGACACCACTGCCGTGGTGCTGGGGGGTTATCTCAAGGCCGATGTGGTGGATATATATACCGATGTACCCGGTGTGGCAGTAACTGACCCGCGTATCATTCCGGAGGCGCCTTTCCTTTCGCGGATCTCCTTCAAGGAAATGCTTACCATGGCAGAAAGCGGTGCGAAGGTCATCCACCCCAGGGCAGTAAAGGCAGCCATGAATTTCAACATGCCCTTCAGGATAAAGTCCACCTTTGATGATGGTGACGGCACGCTGGTGGGACAGATGGGGAACGAATTCCCCATTTCAGGCATATCACTGCAAAAGAACATATTTGAGGGGCTTTCCGGAGTGTCGGTGGTATATAATGAAAGCGACGCCGCGGTAAACTCCCGTGCCATAAGCCGAAAGATTGAATCGCTGCTGGCCGGAGGCAATATTCCTATCAGAGAGCGCAAGACCCTGTCGAACTGCTTTTACGCGGCAATACCGCAGGAATACGCCGAGCTGGCGGTACGAGCCATATTCGACGGCTTTTTCCCGGAAGAAGCAAAAGAGGTGGGCTGA
- a CDS encoding aspartate-semialdehyde dehydrogenase yields the protein MKKYRVGVVGALGAVGTEMLKTLEQRDFPIEKIKPLDIPENEGKMIVFRGERVSVEVAREGAFKDLDIALFSAGEAASLKLSPVAAAEGCIVIDNSNAFRMNPAVPLVIPEVNPEDLKWHKKIIANPNCSTIQMLVALKPLHDHFTIRRIVVSTYQAVSGTGIPGMAELESQVRAYTEGKPLDVKVYPHQIAFNAIPHIDVFMENGYSREEMKMVNETHKMLHDDSIAVCPTAVRIPVVRCHSEAINIETEKPISVEEAREILEKAPGVKVMDDLSKNLYPLAADLAGTDYVYVGRIRKDISVENGLNMWVVADNLRKGAALNAVQIAETLIKMNLI from the coding sequence ATGAAAAAGTATCGGGTAGGTGTTGTAGGAGCTCTGGGAGCTGTGGGCACGGAGATGCTAAAGACACTGGAGCAGAGGGACTTTCCCATAGAAAAGATAAAACCCCTGGACATACCGGAAAATGAAGGAAAGATGATTGTTTTCAGGGGTGAGAGAGTCTCTGTGGAGGTGGCCAGGGAAGGGGCTTTTAAAGACCTGGATATTGCTCTCTTTTCCGCCGGTGAGGCTGCCAGCCTGAAACTTTCCCCGGTGGCAGCGGCCGAGGGGTGTATAGTCATTGACAACAGCAATGCCTTTCGTATGAACCCTGCTGTGCCGCTGGTAATCCCTGAGGTTAACCCGGAAGACCTCAAATGGCACAAGAAAATCATTGCCAATCCCAATTGTTCCACCATTCAGATGCTGGTGGCCTTAAAACCCCTTCATGACCATTTCACAATAAGGAGGATAGTTGTCTCTACTTACCAGGCTGTTTCGGGAACGGGCATACCGGGCATGGCAGAGCTGGAAAGCCAGGTCAGAGCTTATACCGAGGGAAAGCCGCTTGATGTAAAAGTGTATCCTCATCAGATTGCGTTTAATGCCATTCCCCACATTGATGTCTTCATGGAAAACGGCTACAGCAGGGAAGAAATGAAAATGGTAAATGAGACCCATAAGATGCTTCATGATGACAGCATCGCCGTTTGTCCCACGGCTGTCAGGATTCCCGTGGTGCGCTGCCATTCGGAGGCTATCAACATAGAGACCGAAAAGCCCATCAGTGTGGAAGAAGCCAGGGAAATCCTGGAGAAGGCTCCCGGTGTGAAGGTAATGGATGACCTTTCCAAAAACCTTTATCCTCTTGCGGCGGACCTGGCCGGCACCGATTATGTTTATGTGGGCAGGATAAGGAAGGATATTTCCGTAGAAAACGGCCTGAATATGTGGGTGGTGGCCGACAACCTGAGAAAAGGCGCCGCACTCAATGCCGTCCAGATTGCGGAAACCTTAATTAAAATGAATCTCATTTAG
- the aroA gene encoding 3-phosphoshikimate 1-carboxyvinyltransferase, translating to MDITIRGSRSLRGQITVPGDKSISHRAIMLGAIAQGVTEIERFLMAEDCLATVDCFRKMGIDIRIIHENMSSTGKEIAGKSEVLDFNPENAKVKVFGKGLHGLKKPDCPLYVGNSGTTIRLLSGILAGQDFDVEITGDESIRRRPMGRVTEPLRLMGANIEGAEGGNKAPLKIRGGKLFAINYRLPVASAQVKSSLLLAGLYAKGQTTIEEPEKSRDHTEIMMKAFGVDISRENNTVRLNPVPELRPQKITIPGDISSAAFFMVGACILPDSDIIIKNVGINPTRTGIVDALRLMGADIEILNESITNGEPVADIRVRSSRLKGINVKGPIIPRIIDEIPILAVAAAFAEGVTVIKDAGELKVKESNRIAAMVDGLSTFGASITETEDGMVIEGGGKLKGGRVKSYGDHRIAMSQAITALGAEGSTIIENVDCVNISYPDFFKTLTKISVHGSSGPAIH from the coding sequence ATGGACATAACAATCAGAGGTAGCCGTAGCCTTAGAGGCCAGATTACGGTGCCCGGCGACAAATCCATTTCCCATCGCGCCATCATGCTCGGAGCCATTGCGCAGGGTGTCACGGAAATTGAAAGATTTCTGATGGCCGAAGACTGCCTTGCCACCGTGGACTGCTTCAGGAAAATGGGTATAGATATACGGATAATACATGAAAATATGAGTTCAACCGGTAAAGAAATAGCGGGTAAGTCCGAGGTACTCGATTTTAATCCCGAAAATGCAAAGGTTAAAGTTTTCGGCAAGGGATTACACGGCCTTAAAAAACCCGACTGCCCTTTATATGTCGGTAATTCCGGCACTACTATAAGACTTCTTTCCGGCATCCTGGCAGGCCAGGATTTTGACGTGGAAATCACCGGGGATGAATCTATCAGGCGCAGGCCTATGGGCCGGGTGACGGAGCCTCTAAGGCTTATGGGCGCAAATATTGAGGGCGCCGAAGGCGGCAATAAAGCTCCCTTGAAGATAAGGGGTGGCAAACTTTTTGCTATAAATTACAGGCTTCCGGTGGCCAGCGCCCAGGTGAAGTCTTCCCTGCTGCTGGCGGGGCTCTATGCCAAAGGGCAGACTACCATTGAAGAGCCGGAAAAGTCCCGGGACCATACGGAAATAATGATGAAGGCCTTCGGAGTCGATATTTCCCGGGAAAACAACACCGTCAGGTTGAATCCCGTGCCAGAATTAAGGCCTCAGAAGATAACTATACCCGGCGACATATCTTCGGCGGCCTTTTTCATGGTAGGAGCCTGCATTCTGCCGGATTCGGACATCATAATAAAAAATGTGGGCATAAACCCCACCCGGACAGGGATAGTCGATGCCCTCAGGCTCATGGGGGCTGATATTGAGATTTTAAATGAATCTATAACAAACGGTGAACCTGTGGCGGATATAAGGGTCAGGAGCAGCCGCCTCAAAGGTATTAATGTCAAGGGTCCTATCATTCCCCGCATCATCGACGAGATCCCCATCCTTGCGGTGGCGGCGGCCTTCGCAGAAGGCGTTACTGTAATAAAAGATGCCGGGGAATTAAAGGTGAAGGAAAGCAACAGGATAGCTGCCATGGTGGACGGACTTTCAACGTTCGGAGCCAGCATAACGGAAACGGAAGACGGTATGGTAATCGAAGGTGGGGGCAAGCTGAAAGGCGGCAGAGTAAAAAGTTACGGCGACCACCGCATAGCCATGTCCCAGGCCATAACAGCCCTGGGAGCGGAAGGCAGTACTATTATAGAAAACGTGGATTGTGTAAATATATCCTACCCGGATTTTTTTAAGACCCTGACAAAAATTTCCGTACATGGCTCATCTGGACCGGCAATACATTGA
- a CDS encoding prephenate dehydrogenase, giving the protein MAIKDSAAVIGLGLIGGSIAKALKKMGIKVMGLDSDEQTLAMAKSEGIETHCFNTQGMAGETAIPDIFSHTGIIFLCVPVSFISSTVKLIANHVPRGAIITDTGSVKKVIVRDVEAVLPDGVSFVGGHPMAGSERSGFGWAREDMFYGAPYILTPTPGTDAEILWTMVKLVRDLGAKPIIMSPEEHDRVVAAVSHLPQIISTTLVNAVAEVHPEGSVMDLAGGGWRDTTRIAGSNAVMWKDILISNKDEILPLISAFKEQLSVLESAIKSSDEAVIKGRFQNAKAYKK; this is encoded by the coding sequence ATGGCAATTAAAGATTCAGCAGCAGTAATCGGACTTGGGTTAATAGGTGGTTCCATAGCAAAGGCATTGAAAAAAATGGGAATAAAAGTGATGGGTCTGGATTCCGATGAACAAACACTGGCAATGGCTAAAAGCGAGGGGATTGAAACCCATTGCTTTAACACCCAGGGGATGGCCGGCGAAACGGCCATCCCGGATATATTCTCTCATACCGGAATTATATTTCTTTGTGTTCCTGTATCATTTATCTCTTCAACCGTAAAGCTTATAGCAAATCATGTTCCCAGGGGCGCCATCATCACCGATACAGGCAGTGTGAAAAAAGTGATAGTCCGGGATGTGGAAGCGGTTTTACCTGACGGTGTATCTTTTGTAGGAGGACATCCAATGGCAGGCTCAGAACGCTCGGGGTTCGGGTGGGCCAGGGAAGACATGTTTTACGGAGCTCCCTATATACTTACTCCCACACCCGGCACCGATGCCGAAATTCTGTGGACCATGGTTAAGCTGGTGAGGGACCTTGGTGCAAAGCCTATCATCATGTCCCCTGAGGAGCATGATAGAGTTGTAGCCGCCGTGAGCCACCTTCCGCAAATCATATCCACAACTCTGGTGAATGCCGTGGCAGAAGTTCACCCCGAAGGCAGTGTCATGGACCTGGCAGGTGGCGGATGGCGCGATACCACTCGAATAGCCGGCTCCAATGCTGTCATGTGGAAGGACATCCTGATTTCCAATAAAGACGAAATCCTGCCCCTGATATCAGCCTTTAAGGAACAGCTTTCCGTCCTGGAATCAGCAATAAAATCGTCCGATGAGGCCGTAATCAAGGGAAGGTTTCAGAATGCAAAAGCATATAAAAAATGA
- the aroF gene encoding 3-deoxy-7-phosphoheptulonate synthase, translating to MIIVMEKNATPKDIENVCEVIKSAGLGVHISKGEDVTIIGVIGDRRKLAEKPIELMDGVEKTVPIMEPYKLASRTFHPEPSVIKVKDVEIGGNEVILMAGPCAVESREQLLETAEIVKKAGAKVLRGGAFKPRTSPYSFQGLGEKGLEILAEAREKTGLPIITEVVGTDTVDVVAEYTDIIQIGARNMQNFPLLKAVGRINKPVMLKRGLSATIEEWLNAAEYIMNEGNFNVILCERGIRTFETMTRNTLDLSSVPIVKHLSHLPVIVDPSHAAGNWRWVMPLARGAVAVGADGLIIEVHPNPKEALSDGPQSLNPENLMILSKELKQTAAISGRYFRDGN from the coding sequence ATGATAATCGTAATGGAAAAAAATGCAACCCCAAAGGATATCGAAAATGTGTGTGAGGTGATAAAAAGTGCAGGACTTGGGGTTCACATATCAAAGGGCGAAGATGTAACTATCATCGGTGTCATCGGTGATAGGCGCAAGCTGGCGGAAAAACCCATTGAGCTGATGGACGGTGTAGAAAAGACAGTGCCTATCATGGAACCGTATAAGCTGGCCAGCCGAACATTTCATCCCGAACCTTCGGTGATAAAGGTAAAGGATGTGGAGATTGGCGGCAATGAGGTTATCCTGATGGCAGGTCCCTGTGCCGTGGAGAGCCGGGAACAGCTTCTGGAGACGGCGGAAATTGTGAAAAAGGCCGGGGCTAAGGTACTTCGCGGTGGGGCTTTCAAACCCAGGACTTCCCCTTATTCTTTTCAGGGCCTGGGAGAAAAGGGGCTTGAGATTCTGGCAGAAGCCCGGGAAAAAACCGGATTGCCTATAATAACAGAGGTGGTGGGTACCGACACGGTGGATGTGGTGGCAGAGTATACCGATATTATACAAATTGGAGCAAGGAATATGCAGAACTTTCCACTTTTAAAAGCCGTAGGCAGGATCAATAAACCAGTTATGCTCAAGAGAGGGCTTTCCGCCACCATAGAGGAATGGCTCAATGCCGCCGAATACATCATGAACGAGGGAAATTTCAATGTCATTCTATGCGAGCGGGGAATCAGGACCTTTGAAACCATGACCAGAAATACGCTGGACCTCAGCTCCGTACCTATAGTAAAGCATTTGAGCCATCTTCCGGTCATCGTTGACCCCAGCCATGCAGCCGGAAACTGGCGGTGGGTTATGCCCCTGGCCCGGGGTGCCGTAGCGGTAGGGGCCGATGGCCTTATCATAGAGGTGCACCCAAATCCAAAAGAAGCCCTGTCCGACGGACCTCAATCTCTGAATCCCGAAAACCTCATGATCTTGAGCAAGGAGCTAAAACAGACAGCGGCCATCAGCGGGAGGTACTTCAGGGATGGCAATTAA
- the pheA gene encoding prephenate dehydratase: protein MSVKIGYLGPKGTFTEEAMEMWIERQKHDTINKYIKVEYCSIQKLIHALGMEIDEAVAPIENSLEGSVNITIDLLIHEVDARVKGELILPIKQNLLAREETFLEGVEEIYSHPQALYQSRKFIYDRLPQARVNETLSTAEAARIVAERGGNTAAIGSRRLAEIYGLKILAEDIQGHKNNMTRFYVLSSKDGDRTGRDKTAVVFSTENKPGSLFNSLRVFAERNLNLTKIESRPSKRILGEYIFFVEVEGHREDGVLKEALEKLKQYTGFIKLLGSYPIFDIALSGKGVKETSFRLQGSEEVPRFFTWKPVKEDYPPSGGEEAV from the coding sequence ATGTCAGTAAAAATAGGCTATCTCGGCCCAAAAGGAACTTTTACGGAAGAAGCCATGGAAATGTGGATTGAAAGACAAAAACATGATACAATAAATAAGTATATAAAGGTAGAATACTGTTCCATTCAAAAGCTGATCCATGCACTGGGCATGGAAATCGACGAGGCTGTAGCACCCATCGAAAATTCCCTGGAAGGCTCTGTCAACATAACCATAGATTTACTGATACATGAAGTGGATGCCAGAGTAAAAGGGGAATTGATATTGCCCATAAAACAAAATCTGCTGGCAAGAGAAGAGACTTTCCTGGAAGGTGTGGAAGAAATTTATTCCCATCCCCAGGCTCTTTATCAGAGCCGGAAGTTTATATACGACAGATTGCCTCAAGCTAGAGTAAATGAAACTTTAAGCACCGCCGAGGCCGCAAGGATTGTGGCGGAGCGAGGCGGAAATACCGCAGCTATTGGAAGTCGGCGCCTTGCCGAAATTTACGGTTTGAAAATCCTGGCGGAAGATATACAAGGGCATAAAAACAATATGACAAGATTCTATGTGCTGTCATCAAAAGACGGCGACAGGACCGGCCGGGACAAGACTGCTGTTGTATTTTCTACGGAAAACAAACCCGGCAGTCTCTTTAACAGCCTAAGGGTGTTTGCGGAAAGGAATTTAAACCTGACCAAAATCGAATCACGGCCGTCCAAAAGAATCCTGGGCGAGTATATATTTTTCGTCGAAGTGGAGGGACACAGGGAAGATGGGGTATTAAAAGAAGCTCTGGAAAAACTGAAACAATATACGGGTTTTATTAAGCTGCTTGGATCTTACCCGATATTTGATATTGCTTTATCCGGTAAGGGTGTAAAAGAGACTTCTTTCCGCCTTCAAGGGAGCGAAGAAGTTCCTCGATTTTTTACCTGGAAGCCGGTGAAGGAAGATTATCCCCCTTCGGGGGGAGAAGAAGCAGTGTAG
- a CDS encoding gamma carbonic anhydrase family protein → MITNFKDKNPKIHETVFIAPSADVIGDVTIGENSSIWHHAVLRGDVNRIDIGCYTNIQDGTIVHVAGENPAIIGNNVTIGHGAIVHGCTIKDNAFIGMGAIILDGAVIGEGALIGAGALVTEGKEIPPYTMAIGVPAKVVKELPKEYIEMAKKRALEYAELAREYR, encoded by the coding sequence ATGATAACTAATTTCAAGGATAAAAATCCAAAAATTCACGAGACGGTTTTTATAGCCCCTTCTGCCGATGTTATAGGTGATGTGACCATAGGCGAAAACTCCAGCATATGGCACCATGCGGTGCTTAGAGGAGACGTGAACAGGATCGATATAGGTTGTTACACCAATATTCAGGACGGCACCATAGTCCATGTAGCGGGAGAGAATCCCGCCATCATAGGAAACAATGTCACCATAGGCCATGGAGCCATTGTTCATGGCTGCACCATAAAAGACAACGCTTTTATCGGCATGGGGGCCATTATCCTGGACGGAGCAGTGATAGGTGAAGGCGCCCTTATCGGGGCGGGAGCTCTGGTAACGGAAGGAAAAGAGATACCACCTTATACCATGGCGATTGGTGTCCCGGCAAAAGTGGTGAAAGAGCTTCCGAAGGAATACATAGAGATGGCGAAAAAACGGGCTCTAGAGTATGCGGAGCTGGCCAGGGAATACCGATGA